Proteins from a single region of Chelonoidis abingdonii isolate Lonesome George chromosome 20, CheloAbing_2.0, whole genome shotgun sequence:
- the C1QBP gene encoding complement component 1 Q subcomponent-binding protein, mitochondrial, with amino-acid sequence MSSSLFFFLPGDKAFAEFLTDEIKEEKKIQKHKSLPKMSGGWELDVHGTEAKLLRKIAGERITVTFNINNSIPPTFDEEPQEGQKADEQEPELTSTPNFVVEVTKDNPKQTLVLDCHYPEDEIGHGEEEESDIFSIREVSFQPTGESDWKDTNYTLSTDSLDWALYDHLMDFLADRGVDNTFADELVELSTALEHQEYIRFLEDLKSFVKCQ; translated from the exons ATGtcttcatctcttttttttttcctcccagggGACAAAGCATTTGCAGAGTTTCTGACAGATGAAATTAAAGAGGAGAAGAAGATCCAGAAACATAAATCCCTGCCCAAGATGTCTGGAGGGTGGGAGCTAGATGTGCATGGCACTGAAGCCAAATTGTTGCGGAAAATAGCTGGTGAAAG GATTACAGTTACATTCAACATTAACAACAGCATTCCACCAACATTTGATGAAGAACCACAAGAAGGACAGAAAGCTGATGAACAGGAG CCTGAACTTACATCGACTCCTAACTTTGTTGTAGAAGTAACAAAAGATAACCCCAAACAGACTCTTGTGCTTGACTGCCACTATCCTGAGGATGAG ATTGGAcacggggaagaggaggagagtgaCATTTTCTCAATTCGGGAGGTCAGCTTTCAGCCCACTGGAGAATCAGACTGGAAGGACACCAACTACACTCTCAGCACAGACTCTCTTGACTGG GCTCTGTATGACCACTTAATGGATTTCTTGGCTGACCGAGGAGTGGACAACACATTTGCTGATGAGTTAGTTGAGCTCAGCACTGCCCTAGAGCACCAGGAGTACATTAGATTCCTTGAAGACCTTAAAAGCTTTGTCAAATGTCAGTAG
- the DHX33 gene encoding ATP-dependent RNA helicase DHX33 isoform X1, translating to MPQEGELPPAKRLKLAPSPRRAMLLAPPGAKRQPPAPSAGETQRRSLPIFQARGPLLSQLRSLDRAILIGETGSGKTTQIPQYLYEAGIGRQGIIAVTQPRRVAAISLATRVSDEKKTELGKLVGYTVRFEDFTSDETRIKFLTDGMLLREAIGDPLLRKYSVVILDEAHERTIHTDVLFGVVKAALKKRKDLGKFPLKVVIMSATMDVDQFSQYFNGAPVLYLEGRQHPIQIFYTKQPQSDYLQAALVSVFQIHQEAPSSQDILVFLTGQEEIEAMTKTCRDIAKHLPDGCPQMMVMPLYASLPYTQQLRVFQAAPKGYRKVILSTNIAETSITIAGIKYVVDTGMVKAKKFSPESGLEVLAVQRVSKAQAWQRTGRAGREDSGICYRLYTEDEFEKFDKMTIPEIQRCNLASVMLQLLALRIPNVLTFDFMSKPSPDAIQAAIEQLDLLGAVDRKEDQVTLTPLGRKMAAFPLEPKFSKTILMSPKFHCTEEILTIVSLLSVDSILYNPPSRRDEVQSVRKKFISSEGDHLTLLNVYRAFKNVSGNKEWCRENFVNNRNMMLVSDVRAQLRDICLKLSLPIESSRSDTGNIRRCLAHSLFMNAAELQPDGTYATVDSHQLVAIHPSSVLFHCKPACVMYNELLHTNKCYMRDLCVVDADWLYDAAPDYFRRKLRAAKN from the exons ATGCCTCAGGAGGGCGAACTGCCCCCGGCCAAGAGACTGAAGCTGGCGCCGTCTCCCCGCAGAGCCATGCTGCTGGCGCCGCCCGGAGCCAAGCGCCAGCCGCCGGCTCCCAGCGCCGGGGAGACGCAGCGCAGGAGCCTCCCCATCTTCCAGGCGCGGGGGCCGCTGCTCAGCCAGCTCCGGAGCCTGGACAGAGCCATCCTCATCG GGGAAACAGGCTCAGGGAAGACGACTCAGATCCCACAGTACCTCTATGAAGCAGGAATCGGCCGCCAAGGCATCATTGCGGTGACCCAGCCTCGTAGAGTGGCTGCTATATCCTTAGCTACTAGAGTCTCGGATGAGAAGAAAACGGAGCTGGGAAAACTG GTCGGCTACACGGTGCGCTTTGAAGATTTCACCTCCGACGAGACGCGAATCAAGTTCCTAACGGATGGGATGCTTCTCCGCGAAGCCATTGGCGATCCCCTGCTGCGCAAATACAGTGTCGTCATTCTAGACGAAGCTCATGAGAGGACAATACACACAGACGTGCTCTTTGGGGTGGTGAAAGCGGCGCTAAAGAAGCGGAAGGATTTGGGCAAATTCCCACTCAAA GTAGTGATCATGTCAGCTACTATGGATGTAGACCAGTTCTCTCAGTACTTCAACGGAGCCCCAGTTCTCTATCTAGAAGGTCGGCAACATCCAATCCAGATCTTTTACACCAAACAGCCTCAGAGTGATTATCTCCAAGCAGCACTGGTGTCGGTCTTCCAAATCCATCAG GAAGCACCTTCTTCTCAGGACATCCTGGTGTTTCTAACTGGTCAGGAAGAGATTGAAGCGATGACCAAAACCTGCCGAGACATCGCCAAGCACCTTCCCGATGGCTGCCCCCAGATGATGGTGATGCCCCTCTATGCTTCGCTGCCATACACACAGCAGCTCCGAGTCTTTCAGGCTGCACCCAAG GGCTATCGCAAAGTGATCCTTTCAACCAACATTGCGGAAACCTCCATCACCATTGCGGGAATAAAATACGTTGTGGACACAGGCATGGTTAAAGCAAAGAAGTTCAGCCCTG AGAGTGGCCTGGAGGTGTTGGCTGTGCAGCGGGTGTCAAAGGCCCAGGCATGGCAGCGTACAGGACGAGCGGGACGAGAGGACAGTGGAATCTGTTACCGGCTGTACACAGAGGATGAGTTCGAGAAGTTTGATAAAATGACAATACCTGAGATACAGAG GTGTAACCTGGCCAGTGTGATGCTACAGCTCCTGGCTCTGAGAATTCCCAACGTTCTCACCTTCGACTTTATGTCCAAGCCATCCCCAG ATGCCATCCAGGCAGCCATTGAGCAACTGGATCTGCTGGGGGCTGTGGACCGGAAGGAGGATCAGGTTACTCTGACCCCACTGGGAAGGAAGATGGCAGCATTTCCTCTGGAACCCAAATTCTCTAAA ACTATCCTCATGTCCCCCAAGTTCCACTGCACGGAGGAGATCCTGACCATCGTGTCCCTGCTTTCGGTGGACAGCATCCTCTACAACCCCCCATCCCGGCGGGATGAAGTGCAGTCTGTCCGGAAGAAGTTCATTTCCAGTGAGGGGGATCACCTCACCCTGCTCAACGTATACAGAGCCTTTAAAAATGTCAGCGGCAATAAG GAATGGTGCAGAGAGAACTTTGTGAACAACAGGAACATGATGCTGGTATCGGATGTCAGAGCTCAGCTCAGGGACATTTGCCTAAAG CTATCATTACCGATTGAGTCCTCCCGATCGGACACGGGGAATATCCGCCGctgcctggctcacagcctctttatGAACGCTGCAGAGTTGCAACCGGATGGCACCTATGCCACCGTAGACTCCCACCAGCTGGTGGCAATTCATCCCTCCTCGGTCCTCTTCCACTGCAAGCCAGCCTGCGTAATGTACAACGAGCTGCTTCACACCAATAAGTGCTACATGAGGGACCTGTGTGTAGTGGATGCAGATTGGCTGTATGATGCTGCCCCCGACTACTTCCGCAGGAAGCTAAGAGCAGCCAAGAACTGA
- the DHX33 gene encoding ATP-dependent RNA helicase DHX33 isoform X2 yields MLLREAIGDPLLRKYSVVILDEAHERTIHTDVLFGVVKAALKKRKDLGKFPLKVMIMSATMDVDQFSQYFNGAPVLYLEGRQHPIQIFYTKQPQSDYLQAALVSVFQIHQEAPSSQDILVFLTGQEEIEAMTKTCRDIAKHLPDGCPQMMVMPLYASLPYTQQLRVFQAAPKGYRKVILSTNIAETSITIAGIKYVVDTGMVKAKKFSPESGLEVLAVQRVSKAQAWQRTGRAGREDSGICYRLYTEDEFEKFDKMTIPEIQRCNLASVMLQLLALRIPNVLTFDFMSKPSPDAIQAAIEQLDLLGAVDRKEDQVTLTPLGRKMAAFPLEPKFSKTILMSPKFHCTEEILTIVSLLSVDSILYNPPSRRDEVQSVRKKFISSEGDHLTLLNVYRAFKNVSGNKEWCRENFVNNRNMMLVSDVRAQLRDICLKLSLPIESSRSDTGNIRRCLAHSLFMNAAELQPDGTYATVDSHQLVAIHPSSVLFHCKPACVMYNELLHTNKCYMRDLCVVDADWLYDAAPDYFRRKLRAAKN; encoded by the exons ATGCTTCTCCGCGAAGCCATTGGCGATCCCCTGCTGCGCAAATACAGTGTCGTCATTCTAGACGAAGCTCATGAGAGGACAATACACACAGACGTGCTCTTTGGGGTGGTGAAAGCGGCGCTAAAGAAGCGGAAGGATTTGGGCAAATTCCCACTCAAAGTGA TGATCATGTCAGCTACTATGGATGTAGACCAGTTCTCTCAGTACTTCAACGGAGCCCCAGTTCTCTATCTAGAAGGTCGGCAACATCCAATCCAGATCTTTTACACCAAACAGCCTCAGAGTGATTATCTCCAAGCAGCACTGGTGTCGGTCTTCCAAATCCATCAG GAAGCACCTTCTTCTCAGGACATCCTGGTGTTTCTAACTGGTCAGGAAGAGATTGAAGCGATGACCAAAACCTGCCGAGACATCGCCAAGCACCTTCCCGATGGCTGCCCCCAGATGATGGTGATGCCCCTCTATGCTTCGCTGCCATACACACAGCAGCTCCGAGTCTTTCAGGCTGCACCCAAG GGCTATCGCAAAGTGATCCTTTCAACCAACATTGCGGAAACCTCCATCACCATTGCGGGAATAAAATACGTTGTGGACACAGGCATGGTTAAAGCAAAGAAGTTCAGCCCTG AGAGTGGCCTGGAGGTGTTGGCTGTGCAGCGGGTGTCAAAGGCCCAGGCATGGCAGCGTACAGGACGAGCGGGACGAGAGGACAGTGGAATCTGTTACCGGCTGTACACAGAGGATGAGTTCGAGAAGTTTGATAAAATGACAATACCTGAGATACAGAG GTGTAACCTGGCCAGTGTGATGCTACAGCTCCTGGCTCTGAGAATTCCCAACGTTCTCACCTTCGACTTTATGTCCAAGCCATCCCCAG ATGCCATCCAGGCAGCCATTGAGCAACTGGATCTGCTGGGGGCTGTGGACCGGAAGGAGGATCAGGTTACTCTGACCCCACTGGGAAGGAAGATGGCAGCATTTCCTCTGGAACCCAAATTCTCTAAA ACTATCCTCATGTCCCCCAAGTTCCACTGCACGGAGGAGATCCTGACCATCGTGTCCCTGCTTTCGGTGGACAGCATCCTCTACAACCCCCCATCCCGGCGGGATGAAGTGCAGTCTGTCCGGAAGAAGTTCATTTCCAGTGAGGGGGATCACCTCACCCTGCTCAACGTATACAGAGCCTTTAAAAATGTCAGCGGCAATAAG GAATGGTGCAGAGAGAACTTTGTGAACAACAGGAACATGATGCTGGTATCGGATGTCAGAGCTCAGCTCAGGGACATTTGCCTAAAG CTATCATTACCGATTGAGTCCTCCCGATCGGACACGGGGAATATCCGCCGctgcctggctcacagcctctttatGAACGCTGCAGAGTTGCAACCGGATGGCACCTATGCCACCGTAGACTCCCACCAGCTGGTGGCAATTCATCCCTCCTCGGTCCTCTTCCACTGCAAGCCAGCCTGCGTAATGTACAACGAGCTGCTTCACACCAATAAGTGCTACATGAGGGACCTGTGTGTAGTGGATGCAGATTGGCTGTATGATGCTGCCCCCGACTACTTCCGCAGGAAGCTAAGAGCAGCCAAGAACTGA